A part of Gramella sp. MAR_2010_147 genomic DNA contains:
- a CDS encoding helical backbone metal receptor: MKIQDQLGRKIELKGIPKRIISLVPSQTELLVDLGLENSIVGITHFCVHPAYLKDIKTSVGGTKKVNLRKVKELKPDIIFCNKEENTKEMVEELGKIAPVHVSDVANLEDAYDLMTDYGKIFNCTELSKTMVAGIRKKVSELEKLRNNSTDKRVAYFIWKDPLMVAGNGTFINEMLKLNNFRNVYTDERYPETNLEELKSLDADICLLSSEPFPFQEEHKAKFKEFAKEVKIVDGEYFSWYGSRLLKAIDYFKQIHS, from the coding sequence ATGAAAATTCAGGATCAGTTAGGAAGAAAAATTGAACTGAAAGGAATCCCTAAAAGAATAATTTCACTTGTTCCAAGTCAAACTGAACTGCTTGTAGACCTTGGTTTGGAAAATTCTATTGTTGGAATAACTCATTTTTGTGTTCACCCTGCATATTTAAAAGATATTAAGACAAGTGTTGGCGGAACCAAAAAAGTTAATCTTAGAAAAGTTAAAGAACTAAAGCCCGATATTATCTTTTGTAATAAAGAAGAAAATACAAAAGAGATGGTAGAAGAACTTGGAAAGATTGCACCGGTACATGTTTCTGACGTTGCGAATCTGGAAGATGCCTACGATTTAATGACGGATTATGGAAAAATTTTTAATTGTACGGAATTATCGAAAACCATGGTAGCCGGTATCCGTAAAAAAGTTTCGGAATTAGAGAAACTGAGAAACAATAGTACCGATAAAAGAGTTGCTTACTTTATTTGGAAAGACCCGTTAATGGTAGCCGGGAATGGAACGTTCATAAATGAAATGTTGAAGTTGAATAACTTCAGGAATGTATATACAGATGAAAGATATCCAGAAACTAATCTGGAAGAACTAAAATCGCTGGATGCAGATATCTGTTTATTATCTTCAGAACCTTTTCCTTTTCAGGAAGAGCATAAAGCAAAGTTCAAAGAATTTGCCAAAGAGGTCAAGATCGTAGATGGGGAGTACTTTAGTTGGTATGGTAGCCGTTTACTAAAGGCAATAGATTATTTCAAGCAAATTCACTCCTAG
- a CDS encoding DUF4197 domain-containing protein, which produces MKKIIAFASILILTSCAELQQIASQLPQEYGVSNAEISSGLKQALQFGIDKEVTSLAKENGFFSNELVRIGLPPELQKVDKTLRDVGLDALADEGLKVLNRAAEDAVSEAIPVFADAVTGISFTDARNILLGPEDAATQYLSGRTQQELYTRFNPIIGNSLNKVGATQVWQKIIQKYNALPITSNVNPDLPDYVTNQALNGVFLMIAKEEKDIRNTLSARTTDLLRKVFALQDK; this is translated from the coding sequence ATGAAAAAGATCATCGCTTTTGCCAGTATTCTTATTTTAACTTCATGCGCTGAATTACAGCAAATTGCCTCTCAATTACCGCAGGAATATGGTGTAAGCAATGCTGAAATTAGTTCAGGTTTAAAGCAAGCACTCCAGTTTGGAATAGATAAAGAAGTTACCAGTCTGGCTAAGGAAAATGGTTTTTTTAGTAATGAACTAGTTAGAATTGGACTTCCACCAGAATTGCAAAAAGTAGATAAAACACTACGTGATGTTGGCCTGGATGCTCTGGCCGATGAAGGTCTAAAAGTTTTAAACAGGGCCGCAGAAGATGCCGTAAGTGAAGCAATACCTGTCTTTGCTGATGCTGTAACCGGGATTAGCTTTACAGACGCTCGAAATATTCTCTTAGGCCCTGAAGATGCTGCCACCCAATATCTTTCTGGCAGGACACAACAAGAATTATACACAAGGTTCAATCCTATAATAGGCAACTCTTTAAATAAAGTTGGTGCTACACAGGTATGGCAGAAAATTATTCAAAAATATAATGCACTCCCAATCACTTCAAATGTTAATCCAGATCTTCCAGATTATGTCACTAATCAAGCATTAAATGGTGTATTCCTAATGATCGCAAAGGAAGAAAAAGATATCAGAAATACCCTTTCTGCCAGAACTACAGATCTTTTAAGAAAAGTGTTTGCGCTTCAGGATAAATAA
- a CDS encoding calcium/sodium antiporter, which produces MSIVYLLIGFVLLVIGGEFLVRSSVALSLKLNISRMVIGLTVVSFATSAPELLVSLQAAIDGFSDISLGNVIGSNIANIGLVLGLTAMVSPLMVDRDFYRINWPVMMVFSIILYFFLLSNNELSRIEGGALLLGLAAYLFILIKRSRRKDKVVAEEVDESLRHVRGFKMTIWLLIGIFALWGGSELLVKGAVDLATQLGISERVVSVTIIAVGTSVPELAASLIAAIKKEKAISLGNLIGSNIFNIASVLGLTAIIKPIAIQSSEILSNDMFWMLGIAFVLLPMLLIPKFSEMGRKEGFALILGYSVFIILTIL; this is translated from the coding sequence ATGAGCATCGTATATCTGCTAATTGGCTTTGTTTTGCTGGTGATAGGTGGGGAGTTTCTGGTAAGATCTTCAGTAGCACTTTCTTTGAAATTGAATATTTCCAGAATGGTAATCGGGTTAACAGTTGTGTCTTTTGCGACCTCTGCTCCAGAGCTACTGGTAAGTCTGCAGGCCGCGATCGATGGTTTTTCAGATATCTCCCTTGGAAATGTAATAGGATCTAACATTGCAAATATTGGTTTGGTACTGGGCTTGACAGCGATGGTATCTCCTCTAATGGTAGACAGGGATTTCTACAGGATAAACTGGCCCGTAATGATGGTCTTTTCTATTATTCTGTACTTTTTTCTTTTAAGTAACAATGAATTGTCAAGAATTGAGGGTGGCGCTTTATTACTTGGTCTTGCTGCCTATCTTTTTATCCTTATTAAACGTTCCCGAAGAAAAGATAAGGTTGTAGCGGAAGAGGTGGATGAATCCCTACGTCATGTACGAGGCTTCAAAATGACGATCTGGCTTTTAATTGGAATTTTCGCGCTCTGGGGTGGTTCTGAACTTTTGGTAAAAGGAGCTGTTGATCTTGCTACCCAGCTTGGGATTAGTGAGCGAGTGGTATCAGTTACCATAATCGCTGTTGGAACCAGTGTCCCTGAACTTGCAGCTTCCCTTATTGCAGCGATAAAAAAGGAGAAAGCGATCTCATTAGGTAACTTAATAGGCTCTAATATTTTTAATATTGCCTCTGTACTTGGATTAACAGCTATTATTAAACCTATAGCAATTCAGTCTTCAGAAATCCTTTCTAATGATATGTTCTGGATGTTGGGAATCGCATTTGTTTTATTACCAATGCTTCTGATTCCGAAATTTTCAGAAATGGGTAGAAAAGAAGGTTTTGCACTTATTTTAGGATATTCGGTTTTTATTATTCTTACTATTCTATAA
- a CDS encoding glutamine synthetase III: MSTLRFQALKETLNRKPVKINEPARRSEIFSMNVFNETVMRQFLTKEAYDNVTEAMRTGKKIDRNVADHISTGMKEWAISKGVTHYTHWFQPLTGTTAEKHDSFFEPLTEGLAIEKFGGGQLVQQEPDASSFPSGGIRNTFEARGYTAWDPTSPAFIWGTTLCIPTIFVSYTGEALDNKTPLLRALQAVDNAATNVAKYFDKNVKKVNATLGWEQEYFLIDSALVASRPDITLTGRTLLGHSPAKGQQLDDHYFGSIPSRAIAFMMDLEIECMKLGIPVKTRHNEVAPNQFELAPIFEEANLAVDHNSLIMDVMKKVGERHNLSVLMHEKPFAGINGSGKHNNWSLATDTGTNLLSPGSTPMKNLQFLTFFINTIKAVYDNEELLRACIASASNDHRLGANEAPPAIISVFIGSQLTKVLDELEKVTDGKLSPQEKTDLKLNVVGKIPEILRDNTDRNRTSSFAFTGNKFEFRAVGSLANCANAMTVLNSIVAKQLKEFKVEVDKLIKDKKMKKDDAIFNVLREYIKKSKKIRFEGDGYGEAWEKEAKKRGLSNNRTTPQALKAQVSKKAFKLYEDLKVMNKVEIEARHEIELEEYAMRIQIEGRILGDIARNHIIPTAIRYQNILIKNVRGLKEIYGNEYTRHSKEQLEIIESISAHIASINSNVNAMIEARKVANKLEDDAEKRAFAYCDDVKPYFEEIRYHCDKLELLVDDELWPLAKYRELLFTK, from the coding sequence ATGTCAACTTTACGATTTCAAGCTTTAAAAGAAACCTTAAACAGGAAGCCTGTCAAGATTAATGAGCCTGCAAGAAGATCTGAGATCTTCTCAATGAATGTATTTAATGAAACTGTAATGAGACAGTTTCTCACCAAAGAGGCTTATGATAATGTGACGGAAGCCATGCGTACGGGAAAGAAAATTGACCGTAATGTAGCAGACCATATTTCTACCGGAATGAAAGAATGGGCCATCTCCAAGGGAGTTACTCATTATACTCACTGGTTTCAACCACTTACTGGTACTACTGCAGAAAAGCATGATTCTTTCTTTGAGCCTTTAACAGAAGGTCTTGCAATCGAAAAATTTGGAGGTGGGCAATTAGTACAGCAGGAACCTGATGCATCAAGTTTCCCAAGCGGGGGTATTAGAAATACTTTTGAAGCTCGTGGTTATACTGCATGGGACCCAACTTCTCCTGCATTTATCTGGGGGACTACACTTTGTATTCCTACGATATTTGTATCATATACAGGAGAAGCACTGGATAATAAAACGCCATTGCTTAGAGCGCTTCAGGCTGTTGATAATGCAGCCACGAATGTTGCAAAATATTTTGATAAAAATGTAAAGAAAGTGAATGCTACCCTGGGATGGGAACAGGAATATTTTCTTATAGACTCTGCGCTTGTAGCTTCAAGACCTGATATTACTCTTACAGGTAGAACTCTTCTTGGGCATTCTCCTGCGAAAGGACAGCAATTAGATGATCATTATTTTGGGTCTATTCCTTCAAGAGCAATTGCTTTTATGATGGATCTTGAGATCGAATGTATGAAATTAGGGATTCCGGTAAAGACACGCCATAATGAGGTGGCTCCAAATCAGTTCGAACTGGCACCTATTTTTGAAGAGGCAAACCTTGCGGTAGATCACAATTCCTTAATTATGGATGTGATGAAGAAAGTTGGTGAAAGACACAATTTAAGTGTGTTGATGCACGAAAAGCCATTTGCAGGAATTAACGGAAGTGGTAAACATAACAACTGGTCTTTAGCAACAGATACGGGTACAAATTTGCTTTCCCCGGGTTCAACTCCAATGAAAAACCTGCAGTTTCTTACCTTCTTTATTAATACCATTAAAGCGGTTTATGACAACGAAGAATTATTGAGGGCTTGTATCGCCAGTGCATCTAACGATCATCGTTTAGGAGCGAATGAAGCTCCGCCGGCAATTATTTCGGTTTTCATTGGTTCACAGTTAACTAAAGTACTGGATGAACTTGAGAAAGTAACCGATGGTAAGCTGTCACCTCAGGAAAAAACAGATCTCAAATTGAATGTAGTGGGTAAAATCCCGGAAATTCTTAGAGATAACACAGATAGAAACCGTACTTCTTCTTTTGCTTTTACAGGAAACAAATTTGAATTTCGTGCGGTAGGTTCTCTTGCCAATTGCGCAAACGCGATGACTGTCTTAAACAGTATCGTTGCAAAGCAGTTGAAAGAATTTAAAGTTGAGGTAGATAAGTTGATCAAGGATAAAAAAATGAAGAAGGATGATGCCATCTTCAATGTTCTTAGAGAATACATTAAAAAATCCAAAAAGATCCGTTTTGAAGGGGACGGTTACGGTGAAGCCTGGGAAAAAGAAGCTAAAAAGCGTGGTTTAAGCAATAACAGAACTACTCCACAAGCTCTTAAGGCTCAGGTTAGCAAAAAGGCTTTCAAGCTTTATGAAGATCTTAAGGTGATGAACAAGGTGGAGATCGAAGCTCGCCATGAGATAGAACTTGAAGAATATGCTATGAGAATCCAGATTGAAGGTCGTATCCTTGGAGATATCGCCAGAAATCACATAATTCCTACAGCGATTCGTTACCAGAATATTCTTATAAAGAATGTGCGAGGTCTAAAAGAGATCTATGGTAATGAATATACAAGACACTCCAAAGAGCAACTGGAGATCATCGAAAGTATTTCAGCACATATTGCCAGTATCAATTCTAATGTGAATGCGATGATAGAGGCGAGAAAAGTTGCCAACAAGCTTGAAGATGACGCAGAGAAAAGAGCCTTTGCTTACTGTGATGATGTGAAACCTTACTTTGAAGAAATAAGATATCACTGTGATAAATTAGAATTATTAGTAGATGATGAACTTTGGCCTCTGGCTAAATACAGGGAATTATTGTTTACTAAATAA
- a CDS encoding BlaI/MecI/CopY family transcriptional regulator, whose translation MEKLTNKEEEIMRVLWNLEKAFVKEVLPELKDQKLHYNTVSTIIRNLEEKGYVSHKAYGKTHQYFPVVTKENYRKQFMNMATKRFFDNSFKNVVSYFAKEEKISAEELREILDIIENEKK comes from the coding sequence ATGGAGAAACTAACAAATAAAGAAGAAGAGATCATGAGGGTTCTCTGGAATCTTGAAAAGGCTTTTGTGAAAGAAGTTTTACCGGAGCTGAAAGACCAGAAATTACATTACAATACTGTTTCTACCATTATCAGGAACCTGGAAGAAAAAGGCTATGTATCTCATAAAGCCTACGGAAAAACACATCAGTACTTCCCGGTGGTAACCAAAGAAAATTACAGAAAGCAATTCATGAATATGGCTACCAAACGTTTTTTTGATAATTCTTTTAAGAACGTGGTTTCTTATTTCGCAAAAGAAGAAAAAATTAGTGCTGAAGAATTGCGTGAGATCCTGGACATTATAGAAAATGAGAAGAAATAA
- the pyrF gene encoding orotidine-5'-phosphate decarboxylase, with amino-acid sequence MTSQELTEQIFKKKSFLCIGLDTDLEKIPTYLLSEKDPVFSFNKAIIDATHQYCVAYKPNIAFYEALGVDGWKALKKTIEYLHSEYPDLYTIADAKRGDIGNTSKMYAKAFFEDLGFDSITVAPYMGKDSIEPFLEFTNKHTILLALTSNEGAFDFQTLETGDKELYKRVIETSKNWQNSENLMYVVGATKAEYLADIRKIIPENFLLVPGVGAQGGSLEEVCKYGLTKNAGLLVNSSRKIIYASDSSNFAEIAGAKAEAMQNQMAAELEKL; translated from the coding sequence ATGACATCACAGGAACTGACGGAACAGATCTTTAAGAAAAAATCATTTTTATGTATAGGTTTGGATACCGATCTTGAAAAAATCCCGACCTACCTACTTTCAGAAAAAGATCCTGTATTCAGTTTTAATAAAGCGATCATTGATGCGACACACCAATATTGTGTGGCCTACAAGCCAAATATTGCATTTTATGAAGCTCTTGGTGTTGATGGATGGAAAGCACTTAAAAAAACCATAGAATATCTGCATTCTGAATATCCAGATCTATATACCATCGCTGATGCTAAACGGGGAGATATTGGAAACACCTCAAAAATGTATGCGAAGGCTTTTTTCGAAGATCTGGGATTCGATTCCATCACGGTAGCACCCTACATGGGAAAAGATTCTATAGAACCATTTCTAGAATTCACTAATAAGCATACCATTTTACTTGCTTTAACTTCTAATGAAGGAGCTTTTGATTTTCAAACATTAGAAACAGGCGATAAAGAACTTTATAAAAGAGTTATTGAAACTTCAAAAAACTGGCAGAATTCTGAAAACCTGATGTATGTGGTAGGAGCTACGAAGGCAGAATATCTGGCAGATATTAGAAAAATTATTCCTGAGAACTTTTTACTTGTTCCGGGAGTTGGAGCGCAGGGAGGAAGTTTGGAAGAGGTATGTAAATATGGCCTCACTAAAAATGCTGGACTTTTAGTTAATTCTTCCCGTAAGATCATATACGCTTCAGATTCTTCAAACTTTGCTGAAATTGCCGGAGCTAAGGCAGAAGCTATGCAGAACCAGATGGCAGCAGAGCTCGAAAAATTATAA
- a CDS encoding Lacal_2735 family protein, which translates to MFRIFENKSREERLCEKYSRLMHRSYKIAPINKEKSDQLNSRARKILAELRRMNCSLVETRSEFA; encoded by the coding sequence ATGTTTAGAATTTTTGAAAATAAATCAAGAGAAGAACGCCTTTGTGAAAAATACTCAAGGCTGATGCATCGCTCTTATAAGATAGCACCCATAAATAAAGAAAAAAGTGATCAGTTGAATTCCAGGGCAAGAAAAATTCTCGCTGAATTAAGAAGAATGAACTGCAGCCTGGTGGAAACTAGGAGTGAATTTGCTTGA
- a CDS encoding AIR synthase related protein, translated as MSKEVSKRYSGRGVSAGKEDVHNAIKNVDKGLFPKAFCKIVPDHLTGSEDHCLIMHADGAGTKSSLAYMYWRETGDLSVWKGIAQDALIMNIDDLLCVGATDNILLSSTIGRNKNLIPGDVISAIINGTEELIAELKDFGVEIHSTGGETADVGDLVRTIIVDSTVTARMPKNKVINNANIKPGNVIVGLSSSGKASYEKEYNGGMGSNGLTSARHDVFSKILAEKYPESFDSSIPEDLVYSGTKGLTDAVEDSPVDAGKLVLSPTRTYAPVIRKILNDIGSDKIDGMVHCSGGAQTKILHFIDENHIIKDNLFDTPPLFKLIQKESKTDWKEMYQVFNMGHRMELYVDESLAGEIIEISKSFDVDAKIIGRVEASENKQLTIKSKHGNFEYK; from the coding sequence ATGAGCAAAGAAGTAAGTAAGCGATATTCAGGAAGAGGCGTTTCTGCCGGAAAAGAAGATGTGCATAATGCTATTAAGAATGTAGATAAAGGCTTGTTCCCGAAGGCGTTCTGTAAGATCGTGCCAGATCATTTAACCGGGAGTGAAGACCACTGTCTAATAATGCATGCAGATGGCGCCGGGACCAAATCTTCTTTAGCTTACATGTACTGGAGAGAAACCGGTGACCTGTCAGTTTGGAAAGGAATAGCTCAGGATGCGCTTATTATGAATATAGATGACCTGCTTTGCGTGGGTGCAACAGATAATATCCTGCTTTCCTCTACAATCGGAAGAAATAAGAACCTTATACCGGGCGATGTAATCTCGGCAATTATTAATGGAACGGAAGAATTGATTGCAGAATTAAAAGATTTTGGGGTTGAAATTCATTCTACCGGAGGTGAAACTGCCGATGTTGGCGATCTGGTTAGAACTATTATTGTAGATTCTACAGTTACCGCTAGGATGCCTAAAAATAAGGTGATTAATAATGCAAATATCAAACCCGGGAATGTTATAGTTGGACTGTCTTCTTCAGGCAAGGCTAGTTATGAAAAAGAATATAACGGCGGAATGGGAAGCAATGGCTTAACCTCTGCTCGTCACGATGTCTTCTCTAAAATTCTTGCTGAAAAATATCCTGAAAGTTTTGATAGTTCAATTCCTGAAGATTTGGTTTACTCCGGAACTAAAGGGCTTACCGATGCAGTTGAAGACAGTCCTGTAGATGCAGGTAAACTCGTGCTTTCTCCAACCAGAACCTATGCGCCTGTCATCAGGAAAATCTTAAACGATATTGGAAGTGATAAGATTGACGGAATGGTGCATTGCAGTGGTGGTGCTCAAACAAAAATCCTTCATTTTATTGATGAAAATCATATTATTAAGGATAATCTTTTTGACACACCTCCATTGTTTAAATTAATTCAGAAGGAAAGTAAAACCGACTGGAAAGAAATGTATCAGGTGTTTAATATGGGGCACCGTATGGAACTATATGTTGATGAAAGTTTGGCCGGCGAAATTATTGAAATTTCAAAATCTTTTGATGTAGATGCAAAAATCATTGGCCGGGTAGAAGCTTCAGAAAATAAACAGTTAACTATAAAAAGCAAACACGGAAATTTCGAGTATAAATAA
- a CDS encoding lysoplasmalogenase family protein: protein MLSKSYLSAITAILLIVNFYIIYTYGLEYSRWARLASTSIFLILLISKNSYSKRMLAAFLFLILSDIGLFFYEMPVANATTFLMRITAYLLLVFVVVPELKKLKTNIFQKLLFLVVFILNLGMLYLLVDMVPAGYVYPYLDMLFYAYGITMITMVIAAISYSNRYSDKTSFFFTAATLCLVFSDITSFIAYYLEFNEFYFPDRFFYILGIAGLVKFTSFARNHEAVAELESL, encoded by the coding sequence ATGTTATCCAAATCTTACCTATCAGCTATCACTGCGATACTGCTAATAGTCAATTTTTATATTATATATACGTATGGCCTTGAATATAGCAGATGGGCGCGGCTGGCAAGTACTTCAATATTTTTAATTCTCTTAATTTCAAAAAACAGTTATAGTAAGAGAATGCTGGCAGCGTTTCTATTTTTAATCCTATCAGATATTGGCTTATTCTTTTATGAGATGCCGGTTGCCAATGCAACTACATTTCTCATGCGTATTACAGCATATTTGCTACTGGTATTTGTTGTAGTGCCAGAACTTAAAAAGCTAAAGACCAATATATTTCAAAAACTGCTTTTTTTAGTGGTATTCATCCTGAATCTTGGAATGCTTTACTTACTGGTAGATATGGTTCCGGCAGGTTATGTGTACCCTTATTTAGATATGCTTTTTTATGCCTACGGTATAACCATGATCACGATGGTGATTGCTGCTATTTCATACAGTAACAGGTATTCAGATAAGACTTCGTTTTTTTTCACAGCGGCGACTTTATGCCTGGTGTTTTCAGATATCACCTCATTTATCGCCTATTATCTGGAGTTTAATGAGTTTTATTTTCCCGATAGATTTTTCTATATTCTGGGAATCGCAGGCCTTGTGAAATTTACCTCCTTTGCCCGGAATCATGAGGCGGTTGCAGAATTAGAAAGCCTTTAA
- the prfA gene encoding peptide chain release factor 1 yields MIERLNIVKQRFDEVNDLIIQPDVISDQKRYIELNKEYKDLRALMDEREKYISITNNIQEAEEIISDGSDAEMTEMAKLQLDEAKGQLPGLEEKIRMMLIPKDPEDGKNVVMEIRAGTGGDEASIFAGDLYRMYTKYVESRGWSHNIVDFSEGTSGGFKEMIFEVSGEDVYGTMKFEAGVHRVQRVPQTETQGRVHTSAATVMVLPEAEEFDVQIDPKEVRIDYFCSSGPGGQSVNTTYSAVRLTHEPTGLVAQCQDQKSQHKNKEKAFRVLRSRLYEMELAKKMEADAAKRNSMVSSGDRSAKIRTYNYAQSRVTDHRINLTLYDLSNIINGDIQKIIDELQLAENTEKLKENSDIL; encoded by the coding sequence ATGATTGAGAGACTTAATATCGTAAAACAGCGGTTTGATGAGGTGAATGATTTAATTATTCAGCCAGATGTAATATCAGACCAGAAGCGATATATTGAATTAAATAAGGAGTACAAAGACCTTCGGGCTTTGATGGACGAGCGCGAAAAATATATCAGCATCACCAATAATATTCAGGAAGCTGAAGAGATCATCTCAGACGGCAGCGATGCCGAGATGACTGAAATGGCCAAACTACAACTAGACGAGGCCAAAGGTCAACTACCAGGACTTGAGGAAAAGATTAGAATGATGCTTATTCCTAAAGACCCGGAAGACGGTAAAAACGTGGTCATGGAAATTCGAGCTGGTACGGGTGGTGATGAGGCCAGTATTTTTGCAGGCGACCTTTATCGTATGTATACTAAATATGTGGAAAGCAGAGGCTGGAGTCATAATATCGTTGATTTTAGTGAAGGAACCAGTGGAGGATTCAAGGAAATGATCTTTGAAGTTTCTGGGGAAGATGTATACGGAACTATGAAATTTGAAGCAGGTGTTCACCGAGTTCAACGAGTGCCACAAACCGAAACTCAGGGGCGTGTACATACTTCAGCAGCAACGGTGATGGTATTGCCGGAAGCAGAAGAATTTGACGTGCAAATAGATCCAAAAGAGGTGCGAATAGACTATTTCTGTTCTTCAGGGCCAGGTGGTCAGTCGGTAAATACAACCTATTCAGCAGTTAGATTAACCCATGAACCAACAGGTCTGGTTGCACAGTGTCAGGATCAAAAATCCCAGCATAAGAATAAAGAAAAAGCATTCAGGGTGCTTCGTTCCAGATTATATGAAATGGAACTTGCCAAGAAAATGGAAGCCGATGCCGCTAAGAGAAACTCGATGGTTTCCAGTGGTGACCGTAGTGCGAAAATTAGAACTTATAATTATGCACAAAGCCGTGTAACAGATCACAGAATAAATCTAACATTGTACGATCTTTCTAACATTATTAACGGGGATATTCAGAAGATCATAGATGAGCTACAGTTAGCTGAAAACACTGAAAAGCTGAAGGAGAATTCAGATATTCTTTAA
- the purU gene encoding formyltetrahydrofolate deformylase: MPKLTLLIHCPDISGIIAAVTSFFHQRKGNIIYIDQYVDLENQTFFMRLECEFKVEIKVDDFKMSFKENLGDPYKMSWHLFGAESKLRMAIFVSKYDHCLFDILGRYRSGELNVTIPLIISNHKDLEPVAKSFNIPFFHIPVIKGKKDKAENQQLELLKKENIDFIVLARYMQIISENMIKSFANKIINIHHSFLPAFAGAKPYHFAYKRGVKIIGATSHYVTENLDAGPIIEQDITRISHSHSVKDLILKGRDLEKIVLARAIKLHLERKTLVYNNRTVVFT, translated from the coding sequence ATGCCTAAACTTACATTGCTTATCCATTGCCCGGATATTTCCGGGATTATTGCCGCCGTCACTTCCTTCTTTCACCAACGTAAAGGTAATATAATCTATATAGACCAATATGTAGATTTAGAAAATCAGACCTTTTTTATGCGTCTTGAATGTGAATTTAAGGTTGAAATTAAGGTTGATGATTTTAAAATGAGTTTTAAAGAAAATTTAGGTGATCCCTATAAAATGTCCTGGCATTTATTTGGGGCTGAATCAAAGCTAAGAATGGCCATTTTCGTTTCAAAATATGACCATTGTTTATTTGACATTCTAGGAAGGTATAGGTCCGGTGAACTCAACGTAACCATTCCTTTGATCATAAGCAATCACAAAGATCTGGAACCCGTAGCTAAAAGTTTTAATATCCCGTTTTTCCATATTCCAGTGATAAAGGGTAAAAAGGATAAAGCTGAAAACCAACAACTGGAATTGCTGAAAAAGGAAAATATAGATTTTATCGTTCTTGCCCGTTATATGCAAATTATCTCTGAAAACATGATCAAGAGCTTTGCTAACAAGATTATTAATATTCATCATTCTTTTCTGCCAGCTTTTGCAGGTGCAAAGCCATATCATTTTGCCTATAAACGAGGGGTAAAGATCATTGGAGCAACCAGTCATTATGTGACAGAAAATTTGGATGCCGGACCAATCATTGAGCAGGATATTACCCGAATTTCCCACAGCCATTCAGTAAAAGATCTTATCTTAAAAGGTAGGGATCTGGAAAAAATAGTACTTGCACGGGCTATCAAACTTCACTTAGAAAGAAAAACACTGGTTTACAATAACAGGACAGTTGTTTTTACCTAA